Genomic window (Lutra lutra chromosome 6, mLutLut1.2, whole genome shotgun sequence):
aaagatgaaatcaatgtcttttttttatttattgtgttatgttagtcaccatacagaaACCGACGTCTTAAGGGAATCTTTCCtgtaatacttctttttttttttaaagatttttttatttatttgtcagagagagagggagagagagcaagcacaggcagacagaacggcaggcggaggcagagggagaagcaggctccccgccaagcaaggagccagatgtgggactcgatcccaggacgctggaatcatgacctgagccgaaggcagctgcttaaccaactgagccacccaggcgtccctgtaataCATCTTTGGATAAGCCTCTGACCATAGTGAAGATCTGTTAATCACCTCTGTGGGGCACCAGTCCCCATGGTCTACATCACATTAACAGACTAGCCTTTAGTCCTACATAAACACTTCTTGCAGCGCGCACAGATCAGTAGAAGGCTCTCCTGGTTTAACTGGACAAAGAACCACCCACAAATTTGTGTCCGACAGGAGCGCACATGAAAAGACTACATATATCCCaccaaaaatacatttaacaaacCAAATTCATCAACTTTTCCACCAGTCCCACAAATAGTTTTTCTCCTCCATTCACATTAAATAGAGACCTACTGAATCTTAGTTCAGCTACTGCATTTCAATGCAAATGTGATTGTCGTGCTGGTACAAGAAAGTGGGAGCTAATCAGTATTTCATGGACTCAGTAACTTGCCAAACAAGAATCCTTCTGATTACCCATGAAATGAAGGTCCATCATCATGGGAACACGGGTGTCAGTGGACTACGTGAGAAACCAACAGCTGTGAATTATTCCCTCCTGAAACGTAAAtatgttctggttttgtttctagttttctctCCGCATCATTGTGTACATtgaaattatgtttaaatgtGTTTGCTTCATTTGTCTTACATTTCAATGAACAAAGTCAAATGTATAATCTGTGCTATGCTATTAGAAACTGAAGTCcatataatgaaaaatgaaaacattttcagtgaACATCACATGcctcttttttaacatttctttgttctgcttgtgctctcttgttttTAATATCCCATTcacttataaatttaaattacaatAATAGTTAAAAATTGAGACCCAAGGCTTAAATCCATATGAAAAATGATTATAAGCATCAAAGTCCTATACTTGGATTCAcaacataaaattacataaagtGTAATTTCAGGTTTGACACTTTCAATATGGATATGTGGGTTCTTATGCGACCCAAAGCTTAAACTGAACAGTAATATATTTCACCTGCTAACCCtaacatatattttagaaactgtAAATGCATTATGGATGCCACAGCCTTCTTCAGTGGCATACCACACCTGCAGTACATGGTCACTCTCAACTTACTAATCAAAGGCATTCAATATGCCATGGGGAGTCCAAGGATAGCAACCAGAAAAGCATGGTAGTTAAACTTCATACAGCGTTAGGAAGTGCTGATAACTGTATGCATGTAGTCTGGGAACAGAAACCTAAGACTGTATTTGATAATAGGTCCTAATATGAAAGGAAACTCAAAAGACATATAAGCAATTTTTAATGAGCTGAACTAAACAATATTGCCTAGAGAAGCATATTTGGGTAATCAAGCAATTAAAATACAAGGAAGTGATTACTATAAACATCAAGATAGTGGATACTTGGGTGACAGGGAAAGGTAATAATTGGTTGAGACATAAAGAGAAGCTCCTGGGGTGCTTGTCAaggttctatttcttgacctatTAGTTAAATAATATTCACCTGAACTCATTgagcttttgcttttttctgtatctctgtttTATTGTATAGTAAAACTGCTGGAGCCCTGTTGAACTGACATATTCTCTGTTATTTCcagaatacagaaaaagcatcaGTGCTTGGATGTTAAGGAGGCATCTCTGAGCTCAACACACAGAGTAGGGATGAGACACAAGTTAATGGCGCAGAGCTATAAAGCTCTGAAAACAGGAGTTGTGTGAACGTCCTGTGGAAGACCTCCTTCGGAGGCAGAAGGCTGGATCTTGGTTTTTGAGTCTATCTCAACTCTAAAATTCTATGGCCTTTTAATTCTCGATGCTATCCCGATGTTATGTGGTCAAAGAATACTGAGTGCATTTTGTAATCAAGGCATGTTGGGAGTGAAgtcctctgtcctctcctcctctgGGTTTATCAGTTCAGTATATACGTCATGCTGTGGGCACTTTTGTGTAATCAagtgtgtgtgcatttaaaaagTTAGGCAAACATGAAGTTTCAAGCATTCCAGTTTAGTTCTAGACCACCAATGTGAAAAATTAAGACAGAAAGGAATGAATAGAGTAATAGTTTGTGGGCAGatgaatacaattttaattttgagaattaaatgtgatGAATAAAAGCACAGTTCCTAGTATTTTCACAAACACTAACACCCACCACCTATTTTTCATGAAATTAGTATCATCACTGAACATACAGAGAACCTGGTGTACAAATAGTTTACGTTAACTACTCAAGGACACACTACCTCCAAGCAGTGAAGCTGGGATTTGATAACAAGCTCGGAGAAATCTGTGTGCTTAGGCACTATGTTCAACTTCGCTGATATCCAACCACATAAAAATGTCATACTcaggggacgcctgagtggctcagttggttaagcggctgccttcggctcaggtcatgattccagcgtcctggaatcgagtcccacctcgggctccttgctcagcaggaagcctgcttctccctctgcctctgcctgccactctgtctgcctgtgctcactctctctgaccaaaaaaaaaaaaaaaaaaaaaaaaagtcatactcaTTACTAAATTAAATTTCCATGTTGTAATGAGGAAAAACTATATCCCAATCTCATACAACTTGATAATAACAGTTTCTTTTTCATGACTGTAAGATTTTCGCGCTCTAACTAAACTGCTTATAGCAATGATATACTACAAGTAACTTAATCATATTTTATTGCAACTGTAACAAACTTTTTATTCCTTGGCCCCAGACAAACTGTGAATATAAAACACCCTAGGTCTGAATTTCATGGCCAGATTATAGGCATAAaacatttaaactaaaaaaatttaaaactaaaaaatactgtAAGTTAATTCAGCCATTAAACATTCCATCTACTTTAATGATATAAGTAAtcagaaataagtcaagcagaaagagtcaattatcatatggtttcacttacttgtggagcataagaaataacacggaggacatggggagatggagaggagaagggagttgggggaaatcggagggggagatgaaccatgagagtggactctgagaaacaaactgaggtttttgagGGGTtcagtgagcctggtggtgggttttaaggagggctcggattgcatggagcactgggtgtgatgcataaacaatgaatcctggaacactgaaaaaataaaattaaaaaaaaagaaatagtgaaattTATGTGTTCTTAATCTTTTCTGTAATCTTTCAGAATTGAAATGAGCCTTGCATACAGAGTTCTGAAGCAAACAGAGGATTGGCTCATATAACTGGCAAATTCATGGGGAGAAACATCTCATTGACACTTTACTGAGCTGCTTCTTGTTCGTTACCTACCTTGCTACTTTTGCTGAATGGCCAGGTGAGTAGGAACTAAGAGAGGTGTTTGCTATATGTACGTTTATGTAAATGTATCTGGTAACCACATGTTTCTGGAATTAGTTCAGTTTTTAACTCAGCAACAAGTCAGTAGTCTATTTAAATGGTgtaatttcggggcgcctgggtggctcagtgggttaagcctctgccttcggctcaggtcatgatcccagggtcctgggatcgagccccgcatcgggctctctgctcagcatgaagcctgcttactcctctctctctctctctctgcctgcctctctgcctacttgtgatctctctctctctgtcaagataataaataaaaaataaaatctttaaaaaaaataaaaaataaatggtgtaatttcaggggcacctgggtggctcagtgggttaaagcctctgcctttggctcaggtcatgatcccagggtcctgggatccagccctacattgggctctctgctcagcagggagtctgcttcccccccccctctctcggcctacctctctgcctacttataatctctgtttgtcaaataaaataaataaaatcttttaaaaaaaaattaaatggtgtAATTCCAGTCATGAAAGGTATTCCAGGAAACTCATGACATTCATACATGGAAATGAAAGTTaataagaaagataattttttctgGCACCAAAAACACGTGCACAAAAAAAGGTCAGTAGAGTGGGGAGCACCAGAGTTGATACAGGAACAGAGGTGTCTGCAATGTTGAATAGGAGGGGAAATGAGGAGGACATAGGTGATGATGGAAATTACAATGGCTGGAATGCACACACTTTGAAATAAATAGGGCAAGTGATCCTGCTACCAAATGAGGGAACTTATCCCATTTAAATGGGTCATTTAACGTTTTATCTCAAACTCCACTGCTTTGATAAGGGAAAATCTGTCATGATCAAGTATGCTTACATTATAATTTCAacaaggaaaaaatcaaaatatcccACTCTTCAATTACATCAACTTAATGGATTTATTATTTAATCAAAATAACACAGAACCACAGGGGTCATAGCAAGTTAAGCTCTTTCAATACAATTCAGTGTGATTGGATTTGCCATATTATTTTTGGAACCACTCTGGTTATGAGTAAACACAGAGAGGCTTTGGGCAAGGAACACAAGGAGAGTGTTAACAGAGGTGGTCCAAatgggagagagcacacaaacaacTGAATGGGGATACTCATGGCAAACTACATGGCAAGCTATTTCTGCCTAGGGCTGATGCTATTTTGATTACCACGATCTTGTCTCCTAGACTTTCCTACAGAGCCATGGACACAAGCAATGGAAGTTCCACAACAGATTTCATCCTGCTGGGCTTTTCTGGTCAGCCCCAATTAGAACCCATCATCTCTGGGGTGGTCTTCATCTTCTACATTGTGACTCTGGTAGGAAACACCACCATCATTCTAGTATCTTACCTAGACACCCAGCTCCATACGCCCATGTATTTCTTCTTAAccaatttgtcttttttggaTCTCTGTTATACATCTAGCATTATCCCCCAAATGCTGGTAAATCTATGGGGTCCTACAAAGTCTATTACGTATGGAGGGTGTGTGCTCCAGTTCTTCTTTGCCCTTGACCTGGGATCCACTGAATGTCTTCTCTTGGCtgtgatggcctatgaccgctatgctGCTGTCTGTCAACCTCTTCACTACACAGTCATAATGCACCCTCAGCTTTGCCAGAAGATGGTACTCACCGCCTGGTTAGGCGGTTTTGGCAGTGCCTTAATTCTTTGCTCCTTGACTTTGAATTTGCCAAGATGTGGGCACCGGAAGATAGACAATTTTTTCTGTGAGATGCCAGCATTGCTCAAGATGGTTTGTGTCTATTCAAAAATAATGGAGATCACTGTCTTTGCTCTTGGAGTAATATTACTTCTAGTACCTCTATCACTAATTCTCATCTCATATGGAGTTATCACTCAAGCTGTCTTGAGGGTCAAGTCAGAGGCAAGATGGCATAAGGTCCTTAATACATGTGGTTCCCACCTCACAGTAGTAACTCTGTTTTACGGAACAATCATTTACATGTATATGAAGCCACAGAATAGCACATTACAAGATGAGGGGAagttctttactttcttttacaCAATCATCACACCCACTCTTAACCCTCTGATCTacactttaagaaacaaagatgTAAAGAACGCAGTAAAGAGAATACTACATGTAGAAAAATGGTCAGCCAAGTCGTGAGTTAGATGGAAGAGAGCTAGGAAATAATATTGACCTTTACCAACAGAAGATGAACTGATTCATTTATGCAAAGAGTATTTAATTGGTGTTTACCATGTACCAAAAATTGTACTTGGCACTGACTTTGTAAATAAGTAGGAAATAGACAGAAATTacaaggagggcacatattgcatggagcactgggggttatatgcaaagaatgaatcatggaacactacatcaaaaactaatgatgtactgtatggtgactaacataaatttttaaaaattataaggagaaagagatacagacacataaaaaacTTCAATTCACACCCTTAAAAAGCTTTAAGAGTGGACtcttagaaacaaactgaagggggtgtctgggtggctcagccgttaactgtctgcctttggctcaggtcatcctgggatcaagccctgcatcaggctccctgctcagcgggaagtctgcttctccctcccctactctccctgcttgtgttccctctcttgctttgtctctctctgtcaaataaataaataaaatcttaaaaaaaaaaagaaacaaacaaacaaactgagggttttggaggggagagggtggagagttgggtgagcctggtggtgggtattaaggagggcatgtattgcatggagcactgggtgtggtgcataaacaatgaatcttggaacactgaaaatacaaaataaaaaataaataaaaagcttcaagACCAATCAGGGGCTATACTCAAGTAAACATATAATTATGAAATATGGTTAAGTACAGTAATGGAGATATGTACAAAGCATTAAGATATTTCATagggaatggggtgcctgggtggctcagtgggttaggcctctgccttcagctcaggtcatgatctcagggtcctgggatggagccccacatcgggctcctgctcactggggagcctgtgtcctcctctctctctgcctctctgcctgcctctctgcctacttgtgatctctgtcaaataaattaataaaatctttttttttaaaaaaaggtatttcacaGGGAAATTTAGTTTATGTAGGATTACACTAgactctgatttctttcttcccagatTACCATTCAGGCCAATGATACTTGCGAGCAGAGCCTTTGTGGGGGAAAACAACTGCCCACTGATATCAGTTCCACATTCTACCTCAAGTTTTAACTGGGCACCAGGCCACCATGCTGCATATCATAATGCTGGACCTGGCCTCCCACCAACACACTGCCAGGGAAGCAATGTGTGCAACTCCTGAGTTATCTTCTCAAATATGAAGACTTTGCTCTCACCCTtcaccctccccttcctcttggcTAGAATGTGAATATGGAGAGTACCTAGattcgcaaaaaaaaaaaaaaacctaagtggGAACGGAACACTAAGACGGGAACAGATCCACCCCTGCAACAGAGTAACACCTCCACACTATTACAGGAGAAAAAGTTTCtacatcatttaaaattaaaccaCTCTATTTAGGGGTCTCTCCGTTAGAGTAGCTTCACTTTTACCCTCCATGGCCTGATAAGGAGTTTGGGCTTTTTTGCTGAAGGTAGTGTGGTCCTTCAACAAGCAGCAACAGCATCGCCTGGCCCCTTATCAGAAATGGACACCGTTGGGCCCATCTCAGACCTACTGAGCCAACCATCTGAGCATGAACCTAGCAACTGACGTTTTTTAACAAATACTACAGGTGATAGGACAacagtctgagaaccactgttaAAGAGAATAGGGAGATTTTAAGTCTCCAAACAGAAGAATAACATGGTTTTAGGAATCTTAGTTAATTTCCTTTCTATACACCTGTGAAAGGAGGTGGGTAACAGTTTCTCAAGTCTcttaaataagagaaatgaaggaaatgaagagcTTTGCCTAAAAGAATTCAATATAAAATAggttatttgttatttaatacTATCTTTTGGCTGctgagtttttaattctttaaattcaatttagtgaatcttggaacactgaaaaaatgaaattaaattaaattattaattttgagttaatataTTAACtcaattgaattaaataaattcaattgAGTTAATATATACGTATGattagcttcagaggtagaattcagtgattcaacagttgcatttaacacccagggctcattacatcaagtgccctcctcttagttcttcagttttttgtttttttttttttttaaagattttatttatttatttgacagagagaaatcacaagtaagcatagaggcaggcagagagagaggaggaagcaggctccctgctgagcagaaagccctatgtggggctcgaacccaggacctgggatcatgacctgagccgaaggcagcggcttaacccactgagccacccaggcaccccagttcttcAGTTTTATAATGTTCATTCTCTTATGAATTATGGTGGTAGTAATGGTAATATCTGAAAGGGGCTTGATGCTCTTAtttgacaaaacaaaaatctggcaATCCTGTGTGtgtgccccccaaattttttttctgttttactggTAAATACATTCCAACTCTGAAAATCTCTTTGCTGGAGAAAAAACTACTCCCTTTTTCTATAAGATGACCGTTTcaaaatggctatcagacacatgaaaaatgttcatcactagtcatcaggaagatgcaaatcaaaaccacactgagataccaccttacaccagttagaatgaccaaaatgaacaagacaggaaacaccgtgtgttggagaggatgtggagaaaggggaaccctcttacactgttggtagggatgcaagctggtgcagccactttgaagaacagtgtggagattcctcaagaaattaaaaatagagcttccctatgaccctgcaattgcactactgggtatttaccccaaagatacagatgtagtaaaaagaagggccatctgtaccccaatgtttatagcagcaatggccacggttgccaaactgtggaaagaaccaagatgcccttcaacagacgaatggataaggaagatgtggtccaaatacactatggagtatgatgcctccatcagaaaggatgaatacccaacttttgtagcaacatggacgggactggaagagattatgctgagtgaaataagtcaagcagagagagtcaagtatcatatggtttcacttatgtgtggagcataacaaatagcatggaggacaaggggagttagagaggagaagggagttgagggaaattggaaggggaggtgaaccataagagactatggactctgaaaaacaacctgagggttttcgAGGGcagggcggtgggaggttgggtgagcctggtggtgggtattatggagggcacgtattacatggagcactgggtgtggtgcataaataatgaattctagtacactgaaaagtaattaaaaaaattaaaaatttaatttaaaaaaaaagatgaccattTCAGAGACTGGGATCCCTCTCTGCATGTGAGAGTCCTCACATCGAAGGCGCCCCTGCTCTGTGATCTCAAGTCCCAGCAAGCCACCAACCACCTGGAGTATTTGGGTGGGGTTCTGGGGATGTCAGGGTTAATGGTCTTTTTTCTCCCATCCTCAGACCCTGTGGCTCCTGGCATTCCACAGAGAAAACactatacctttatttttattcctttcttcagGTAACTTTAACATTCCAGGTGTGTAGGCCTTGGGAATAATAAGGAACCAGAGAGGGTGATGATGATATCCAAAGACAGGTAGCCCTAGAGACAATATAAACTTTATGTGTTATAAGGACTTTGGGAGGAGAAGATACAGAATGATGAAAAGTGTGACCCCTGGAAATGAGTATCTACTGTTCTTTGTGAGAAAAGCTCTCCTCCAGTCTTGAAAAACTAGTGATTTATTACCTACAAAGTTTTACTTGACTCCTAAACTCAGTTGATACCTTACTCATGAGAGAGGTAAGATCATCAATATATCCTTTTTATTCCTTCCAAATATCATCAATATGTCCTTTTAATTCCTTCCAAAACCTGTCCCTGTCACTATTTTGGcattatttcactttatatatttgtttgtatgtatgtttgaGGAAAGGTATTGGGGAGCTTTTCAACATAGAAACTCTTACTCATGTGTGATTTTGCTGTGTCTATACTAACTTCTGACATGAAttagatattcagtaaatatctgGAGAATGATTAAGTGAATGGACagtttaataaaaacatatgaaaatgttcttattttacaGAATATGACAAATGTTCATTGACAATAAATACAGGAACAATGTattcaggcttttaaaatttaggaCATTTGCAACACCAGACACCTAGGAGAAGGGAAAGATAATACAGGTTTTCTTTCACCTGCATAATGgtatagaatctttttttttccatttactttttttttaagattttatttatttatttgacagacagagatcacaagtaggcagagatgcaggcagagagagagaggaggaagcaggctccctgctgagcagagagcccgatgtggggctcaatcccaggactctgggatcatgacctgagccgaaggcagaggctttaacccactgagccacccaggcaccccccatttactttttttaattttatttttccagtgttccaagattcattgtttatgcaccacacccagtgccccatgcaatacgtgccccccttaatacccaccaccaggctcacccaacccctcatccccctcccctccaaaaccctcaatttgtttctcagagtccacagtctctcatggttcttctccccctccaatttctcccaattcacttttcctttccttctcctaatgtcctctgtgttattccctatgctccacaagtaagtgaaaccatatgatatttgactctctctgcttgatttatttcactcagcataatctcctccagtcccgtccgtgttgataaaaaagttgtgtattcatcctttctgagacTCTTTTTTAAGTGTGTATTTAGACATGACAAAAAcaggaggaataaaagaaaaagtttctcaTTATCTCATAACCTAGAAATAATGACTGCTAACATTTTAGctgatttccttttaaattattcctttccATATTAAATTTTGAGTCACACTGAATAAGCTGATTTATTTCTCCCATTCATATCAGTTGTATCACTCCCAAGGGAGAAAAACTTGGCCCCTAAAGGAGTGGAAAAAGTCTCAGCTAGTACAATGATTGGTGGCCCTCCAAAGACCACTACACGTGAATAGAGACACCATATAACTGCAAAGTGAAAATGTCACTGGGAGGAAGATACTGACAGTGACAGCAAGACTACAAAACCAATGTCTCAGTTTTAGAGCACATACTTGTCCCTGTCTGCAAAGATGACTGAGCTCTCCCCTGAGCCAAGCCAATTCACAAGGAAACATACCCAGGCTCTAGCACCTGAGGAAAGCATGAATGGTGTTCTAGGTTGGTGACTGATAGCTTGGGCCCAAGGATGGCCTCAGTTAATCAGGTTCAAATGCTGGAGATTGCCTGGAATACCATTAAAAAGTTTGGTGACACAATGTACTCTCAAGAATTTGgagaagatggggtgcctgggtggctcagtgggttaaagcctttgtcttcggctcaggtcatgatcccagagtcctgggatcgagccccacatcgagccccacatcaggctctctgctcagcagggagcctgtttcctcctctctctctgcctgcttctctgtgatctctgcctgtcaaataaataaataaaatctttaaaaaaaaaaaaaagaatttggagaaGAAGATATTTCACTCTTTCCTGGTTGTATTAGTTTTCTGCTgctacataaacattttttaaagaaacaaacaggacTGCTAGAAATGACAAACATAGATTGAAAATCCCTTATCCAGAATTCTGTATCTGAAAGTGTTAATAACTCTGCTGGCAGCAAAGTGTCCTAAATGGATGTGAGGCTGTTTCTgttctctgctttcagttctttaaagaaaaggcaGGGGGACACAGAGTtgtattacaagaaaaaaaaaataaaatcacaaaggagaCTTCCCTTTCAGaatcattaaacaaataaaaataaaaataaaaataggcccttctcattaaaaaagaattccTCTGTTAAGAGCGAATAATATTAGCTATTTGTCTTTTGTCAGAAACAGTAGCTACTTTTTAGGGTGGATACTCACTATTACCATACCTACCATACATTTACTACCATAAAACCATACATTGTCTTAGGAGTTAAGGattcaagaaaaattaaactCCTTTAGGAGGCAGTGGTGGCATCAAAGGAAATATCCTAAAGAATAACTTATCTTTCACCTATTTTTATCAACAGTTATAAGTCCACATTTATAATAACCACATGAAAATGATAGGTCACATTTCATGTCCTTGTTAGTCaatgaaaatatcaaaacaaaagtTTCTGTTCCTCATATCATTGTATCTTGCTGACAAGAAATGTCCCATGAACagaaacagatgtagtgaaaagaagggccatctgtaccccaatgttcatagcaccaatggccacagtcgccaaactgcggaaagaaccaggatgcccttcaatggacaaatggataaggaagatgtggtccatatacactctggagtattatgcctccatcagaaaggatgaatacccaacttttgtagcaacatggacaggactggaagagattatgctgagtgaaatgagtcaagcagagagagtcaattatcatatgatttcacttatttgtggagcataacaaatagcatggaggacatggggagatggagaggagaagggagttgagggaaattggagggggaggtgaaccatgagagactatggactctgaaaaacaatctgagagttttgaaggg
Coding sequences:
- the LOC125101891 gene encoding olfactory receptor 2W1-like; translated protein: MDTSNGSSTTDFILLGFSGQPQLEPIISGVVFIFYIVTLVGNTTIILVSYLDTQLHTPMYFFLTNLSFLDLCYTSSIIPQMLVNLWGPTKSITYGGCVLQFFFALDLGSTECLLLAVMAYDRYAAVCQPLHYTVIMHPQLCQKMVLTAWLGGFGSALILCSLTLNLPRCGHRKIDNFFCEMPALLKMVCVYSKIMEITVFALGVILLLVPLSLILISYGVITQAVLRVKSEARWHKVLNTCGSHLTVVTLFYGTIIYMYMKPQNSTLQDEGKFFTFFYTIITPTLNPLIYTLRNKDVKNAVKRILHVEKWSAKS